From the genome of Devriesea agamarum, one region includes:
- a CDS encoding ABC transporter substrate-binding protein codes for MNQGATEEVLSLGLHKHLVGTAYLDSPVPEKWKAAYESVPVLAKNYPSKEKLISATPDVVLASYASAFTDKEGVGTREDLAKKGIKTYLSPFSCPDGKKADATFDNVWGELNDVGAIFGQPDAAKNLIAEQKKTLATVEKTAAGKGKKIFWYDSGDKTPFAGAGAGGPQLIMSAVGATNIFGDIDKGWASVSWENVVKANPDVIVFADADWDSAQKKQDYLANDPVLKNLPAVKSKAFIVIPFAESTPGARLVDGAKAVSDGLHTLSAR; via the coding sequence GTGAACCAGGGCGCCACGGAAGAGGTTTTGAGCCTCGGCCTCCACAAGCACCTTGTGGGAACCGCCTATCTAGACAGCCCCGTGCCGGAAAAATGGAAGGCAGCGTACGAGTCGGTCCCCGTGCTCGCCAAAAACTATCCCAGCAAAGAGAAACTGATCTCCGCGACACCCGATGTGGTCCTGGCATCCTATGCGAGCGCATTCACCGACAAAGAAGGAGTCGGCACCCGCGAAGATCTCGCTAAAAAAGGGATAAAAACCTATCTCAGCCCGTTCTCCTGCCCCGACGGGAAAAAGGCCGACGCAACCTTCGACAATGTCTGGGGAGAGCTGAATGACGTCGGCGCGATCTTCGGCCAACCGGACGCCGCCAAAAACTTGATTGCTGAACAGAAAAAGACCCTCGCTACGGTGGAAAAAACCGCTGCCGGTAAGGGGAAGAAGATTTTCTGGTACGACTCCGGCGATAAAACACCGTTCGCAGGGGCAGGTGCCGGCGGCCCGCAGCTCATTATGTCGGCGGTGGGTGCCACGAATATTTTCGGCGATATCGATAAGGGATGGGCCAGCGTGTCCTGGGAAAACGTGGTGAAAGCCAACCCTGATGTGATCGTTTTCGCTGACGCTGATTGGGATAGCGCACAGAAAAAACAGGACTATCTTGCCAATGACCCCGTGCTGAAAAATCTACCCGCGGTGAAATCCAAGGCATTCATTGTTATCCCCTTTGCCGAATCCACCCCAGGAGCACGCCTAGTCGACGGAGCCAAAGCTGTCAGCGATGGCCTCCACACCCTTTCCGCCCGGTGA